Part of the Desulfohalovibrio reitneri genome is shown below.
GTGGCGGTGAAGATCGCCCGCATCTTCAACACCTACGGGCCGCGCATGCACCCCGCGGACGGCCGGGTGGTCTCCAACTTCATCATCCAGGCCCTGCGCGACAGGCCCATCACCGTCTACGGCGACGGCTCCCAGACCCGCTCCTTCTGCTACGTGGACGACATGGTTGAGGCTTTCCTGCTGCTCATGGACTCCCCCGACGGCTTCATCGGCCCGGTGAACCTGGGCAACCCCGGCGAGTTCACCATCCGCGAGCTGGCCGAGACCGTGGTGGAGCTGACCGGCTCCGCCTCGAAGATCGAGCACCGCCCCCTGCCCCAGGACGATCCCAAGCAGCGCCAGCCGGACATCGCCCTGGCCGGCCGCGAGCTTGACTGGCAGCCGGCAACCTCCCTTCGCGAGGGGCTGAAACCCACCATCGACTACTTCGAAGGGCTCGTGCGGGAGGGCGTGGCATGAGCGTCCTGGTCGTGGGCGGGGCGGGCTACATCGGCTCGCACACCGCCAAAGCCCTGGCCGCCTCCGGGCGCGAGGTGGCGGTGCTGGACAACCTCTCCACCGGGCACGAGGAGTTCCTGCGCTGGGGGGAGTTCGTCCGGGCGGACATCCTGGACGACCCCGCCTCCCTGGCGGCGCTCCTGGCAGAGCGCGGGGTGAAGGCGGTCATGCATTTCGCCTCCCTCATCCAGGTGGGCGAGTCCATGGCCGAGCCAGGCTCCTACTACCGCACCAACCTCTGTGGTGTGCTCAACCTGCTGGAAGGCATGCGGAACGCGGGGGTGGACAAGCTCATCTTCTCCTCCTCGGCCGCGGTCTACGGCAACCCCCGCTCCGTGCCGCTGACCGAGGACCACCCGCTGCTGCCCATCAACCCCTACGGCTGGACCAAGCGCATGGCCGAGCAGATGATGGCCGACTTCGGCGCGGCCCACGGCCTGCGCTCCGTCTCCCTGCGCTACTTCAACGCCGCCGGGGCCTCGGCGGACGGGGAGATCGGCGAGTGGCACGACCCCGAGTCGCACCTCATCCCCATCGTGCTGGACGCCGCCCTGGGCAGGCGGGAGCACGTGGCCGTGTACGGGGATGATTACGACACCCCGGACGGCACCTGCGTGCGCGACTTCATCCACGTGGAGGACCTGGCCGAGGCGCACCTCCTCGCCCTTGAGCGGCTGGAGGAGGGCGGGGAGTCCGCCGCCTACAACCTGGGCGTGGGCTCGGGCCGCTCCGTGCTGGAGGTCATCGAGACCGTGCGCGGCGTCACCGGGCGGCCGGTGGAGGTGGTCACGGCGGACCGCCGTCCGGGCGACCCCCCGCGGCTGGTGGCCTCCTCCTCCCGCGCGGAATCGGAACTTGGCTGGCGTCCGGTCAAGGGATTGGAAGAAATGGTCGAATCGGCCTGGAAATGGCACCGCAACCTGCATCATCAAGGATAGGAACGTGTTCGACGGCAAGACCATCCTCATCACCGGCGGCACCGGCTCTTTCGGCAAGAAGTGCACCGAGGCCCTGCTCACCCGCCACCAGCCCAAAAAGATCATCATCTTCAGCCGGGACGAGTTCAAACAGTACGAGATGGCGCAGCGCTTCCCGGAGTCCAAGTACGAGTGCATGCGCTACTTCATCGGCGATGTGCGGGACAAGGAACGGCTGCAGCGGGCCCTGCACGGAGTGGACTACGTGATCCACGCCGCGGCCCTGAAGCAGGTGCCCGCGGCCGAGTACAACCCCACCGAGTGCATCAAGACCAACATCTACGGCGCCCAGAACGTCATCAACGTGGCCGCGGACCGGGGCGTGGAGAAGGTCATCGCCCTGTCCACGGACAAGGCGGCCAACCCCATCAACCTCTACGGCGCCACCAAGCTCTGCTCGGACAAGCTTTTCGTGGCGGCCAACGCCTTCGTGGCCCGTGACGTGACCCGTTTCGCCGTGGTCCGCTACGGCAACGTTATGGGCAGCCGGGGCAGCGTCATTCCCTTGTTCATCAAACAGCGGGAGGCGGGCCGCATTACCGTCACCGACCCGCGCATGACCCGTTTCTGGATTACACTGGAGCAGGGCGTGGACTTCGTGCTTTCCTGCTTCGAACGCATGGTCGGCGGTGAGGTCTTCGTCCCCAAGCTGCCCTCCATGAACATCATGGACCTGGCCCAGGCCATTTGCCCGCAGTGCG
Proteins encoded:
- the galE gene encoding UDP-glucose 4-epimerase GalE, which encodes MSVLVVGGAGYIGSHTAKALAASGREVAVLDNLSTGHEEFLRWGEFVRADILDDPASLAALLAERGVKAVMHFASLIQVGESMAEPGSYYRTNLCGVLNLLEGMRNAGVDKLIFSSSAAVYGNPRSVPLTEDHPLLPINPYGWTKRMAEQMMADFGAAHGLRSVSLRYFNAAGASADGEIGEWHDPESHLIPIVLDAALGRREHVAVYGDDYDTPDGTCVRDFIHVEDLAEAHLLALERLEEGGESAAYNLGVGSGRSVLEVIETVRGVTGRPVEVVTADRRPGDPPRLVASSSRAESELGWRPVKGLEEMVESAWKWHRNLHHQG
- the pseB gene encoding UDP-N-acetylglucosamine 4,6-dehydratase (inverting), whose product is MFDGKTILITGGTGSFGKKCTEALLTRHQPKKIIIFSRDEFKQYEMAQRFPESKYECMRYFIGDVRDKERLQRALHGVDYVIHAAALKQVPAAEYNPTECIKTNIYGAQNVINVAADRGVEKVIALSTDKAANPINLYGATKLCSDKLFVAANAFVARDVTRFAVVRYGNVMGSRGSVIPLFIKQREAGRITVTDPRMTRFWITLEQGVDFVLSCFERMVGGEVFVPKLPSMNIMDLAQAICPQCEVESIGIRPGEKIHELMITQDDARMTREFDDHFVIQPDNHYLTDRFQDMGGKPVPSDFEYDSGSNPQKLSVEGLKEILEQL